Within the Achromobacter spanius genome, the region CCGCAGGCGATGATGGCGCCCAGCGCCACGCCAATATTGGCGTTGGCCCCGCCCCCCGCATACCCGGTCACCGCGATCACGCCGCCGATGAAGGCGAAGCTGGACCCCAGGTAGCTGGGCACGCGGCCGCCGACGAACAGGAAGAAGATCAGCGTGCCGATGCCGGACATGAGGATCGCCACGTTGGGATCGAAGCCCATCAGCAGCGGCGCCAGCACCGTCGAGCCAAACATGGCCACCACGTGCTGCGCGCCCATGGCCACATTCTTGGGCCAGGACAGCCTTTCATCAGGCGCGATGATGACGCCGGGTTCGGCATCGTCCGCCAGGCGCCAACGCGGAAAGTACGAATTCGACATAAATATCCCAAATAAGGGGTTGGGTGAGCGGGCGCCAGTGTAAAGGGGGCTGCGAAGGAGCGGCAACGTTTAAGTATGGCTGGCACCATGCCGTACTTAGGGAAACCCCGAAAGCCCGGTTCACCACCGGACTACCGGGGCACACACGCAGTACAACCCGGCAGCAGGAGACATCATGGCGATCAATTCCATCGGCGGCACATCCCGCATCGGCAGCTTGGCCGAACTGTGGGCCCAGAAGATCCAGGCCAACAAAGAGTCCAAGGAGGGCGCGGACGCGCAGGCGACCACGCTCACGCCGGACGGGAAAATCCGCGTCGGCGCCGCGGGCGCCATGGCGGTGGGCGGCTCGCAAGCCGCTGAAGAAAGCAGCAACGAAGACGACTTCGCCCGTCAGATCAAAGAGTTGCAGAAGCAGCTCAAGCGCGTCATGGACCAGATCGCCAAGGTCAATGCCAGCGGCATGTCGGCCGAGATGAAGGCGCAGCAGTTGCAGGCACTGAACGGCCAGGCCATGCAGATTCAAGGTCAGATTGTGCAGGTGATGGTCAAACAGGCGCAGGCCGCGCAAGGCAGCGTGTCGACCACGGCATAAGCGCCCACAGCCAGCAGGCAAGGCCTGGCCAGCGCAGGCGCCGCCGTCAAGGCGCCCGCGCTGATGAGGCGCATCAAAATTTCTGATTGGACGCATGCCAGGCCTGACATTACTGTCTCCGGACAAATTAAAACTACGGAGACAAACCATGCATGCAATGCGCACAGCCCTTGCAGGAGCCCTGCTGGCCGTTTGTGCGGCCCCTGCCCTGGCCGGCACCGTCACGGTGATCACGTCGTTCCCGAAAGACCTGACCCAGGCCTACAAGACCGCGTTCGAAAAAGCCAACCCCGGCATCACGCTGGAAATCCTGAACAAGAACACCGTGTCGGGCATTGCGTATGTGCGTGAAACGCCAGCGGGCCAACGCCCCGAGGTGTTCTGGGCCAGCGCGCCCGACGCCTTCGAAGTGCTGGGCCGCGACAAACTGCTGGCCAAGTCTTCCGACGTGGCCAACAAGGACGTGCCGGACAAAATTGGCAATTACCCCATCAATGACCCGTCCGGCATGTACCTGGGCCAGGCGTTGGCGGGATACGGCATCGTCTACAACACACGCTACCTTGCCGCGCACAAGCTTGCCGCGCCGGTGGAATGGAAGGACCTGCTGTCGCCCAAGTGGTTCGGGCATGTCGGCATCACCTCACCGTCGCGTTCAGGCACGATGCACCTGACCGTGGAAACCATATTGCAAGGTGAAGGCTGGGATGATGGCTGGAACACGCTGCTGCGCATGTCGGGCAACAGCAGCGCCATTACGGAACGGTCTTTCGGCGTGCCGGACGGCGTGAACAACGGCCAGTTCGGCGCCGGCCCGGTCATCGACTTCTTCGGCTTGTCCAGCAAGTATTCCAAGTTCCCGGTGGAATTCGTCTACCCCTCCGAGACGGCCATCGTGCCGGCCAATATTGCGCTGATCGAAGGCGCGAAGAACACCGAGGAAGGCAAGAAGTTCATTGCCTTCACGCTTAGCCAGGCCGGCCAGGAACTGCTGCTGCAACCCAAGATCTCGCGCCTGCCCGTGCTGCCGTACTCGGCCTTGGCCGGCAAGATTCCGCAAGGCTACCCGGACCCCGCCGAGATCGCCAAGCGCAGCAAGGTGCAGTTCAATGCCGACCTGTCGCAAAGCCGCTACTACGTCGTGCAATCGCTGTACGACCAGACCATCACGTTCCGCCTGAAGGAATTGCAGGCCGCCACCAAGGCGATCTACGACGCCGAAGCCAAGCTGGGCGACAAAGCCAATAGCGGGCGCGCCGCCGAACTGCTGGGACAAGCGCGCAAGCTGACATGGGCGCCGCTTGTCGATGGCAAGAAGGCCGCCGACCCGGCGTTCCTGGCGGTCTTCGCGGGCAACAAGAAAGACGCCTCGGTGAACCAGCAGATCACCCAGTTGGAAGGCGAGTGGAACGGCCGGGCGCGGGCGAACTACGAAGAAGCCGTGAAGCTGGCCAGAGAGGCCGCCGCGCTCTAAGCCACCCGCCGCGACGCGCGCGGTGGGCAGAGTGGTTTGCCCCGCCGCGCGCGCAGTCCCCTGGCAACACATTCGGGAATCTCGATGACTTCTTCGGGCCACTCACGCCTGCCCGCCGGCCCCGTATTGACGGCGCTGCTGGTGTTCGGCTTTCTGCTGCTGTTTCTTGCCGTGCCCGTGGGCACGGTGTTCTACAGCGCCTTCGTGAACGCCGACGGCAGCTTCACGATGGGCCACTTCGGCGCGTTCTTCAACCAGCCATTGATGCAGGAAGCGTTCTTCAACAGCCTGTACGTGGCGGGCTGGTCTGCGCTGCTGGCGTCGCTGATCGCCGTGCCGCTGGCCTACTTCACGGTGCGCTTCGAGTTCCGCGGCGCGCTGATCATCCAGACGCTGGGCGTGCTGCCGCTAATCATGCCGCCCTTCGTGGGCGCGGTGGCGATGCAGTTGATCTTCGGGCGGTCGGGCAGCGTCAACCTGCTGCTGAACGACTGGTTCGGTTTCACGATCCCGTTCATGGAAGGCTTGAACGGCGTCATCTTCGTTGAAGCCCTGCATTACTTCCCCTTCATCCTGATGAACCTGGTGGTGGCGCTGCGCAACATCGACGGGGCGATGGAAGAAGCCGCGTTCAACCTGGGCTCGCGCGGGTTCCGCCTGTTCCGCCGCGTGATCTTTCCGCTGGCGCTGCCCGGCTACGTGGCGGGGGCGTCGCTGGTGTTCGTCAAGGTGTTCGACGACCTGGGCACGCCGCTGGTGCTGGGCACCACCAACATGCTGGCGCCGCAAGCGTACCTGCGCATTACGCAGGTGGGCCTGGAAGACCCGCTGGGCTATGTGATCAGCGTGATCATGGTCGCGTTTTCGATTTTGGCCTTGTGGCTGTCGGCGCGTGTGCTCAAGGGGCGTGATTACTCCACGCTGCAAAAGGGCGGCAATTCAATCCAGAAGCGCAAGCTGGGGCCAATGGAAAGCGTGCTGGCCTACGGCTGGATCATCCTGGTGCTGATGCTGGTGCTGTCGCCGCACATGGGCGTGCTGCTGTTGTCGCTAGCCAGCGTCTGGAGCTATGCGCCGCTACCCGATGGCTACACATTGGCGCATTATTCAGCAGTGTTTTCAGAATCGCAGGGAATGATCGCCAACACGCTGCTGTATTGCGGGCTGGCGGCGGGCGTGGACGTGATCATTGGCACCGCCATCGCCTACCTGATGCTGCGCACCCGGCTGCCGGCGCGCCAATGGCTGGACTTCATGGCCTCCGCAGCGCTGGCGATACCCGGCATCGTGCTGGCCATCGGCTTCCTGCGCACGTTCCGCGGGATCGAGCTTCCGGGCACGGGCACGCTGCTGACCTCGTCGTGGATCATCATCATGATTGCGTATTCGGTCAGGCGCCTGCCTTACGCGCTGCGATCCTGCGTGGCGTCCTTGCAGCAGATCAACGTATCGCTGGAGGAAGCCGCGCAATCACTGGGTGCCACACGCATGAGCACGATTCGCCGCGTGGTGGTGCCGTTGATGGCGGGCGGCATGCTGGCGGGCTTCGTGACCAGCTTCGTGACGGCGGCGGTTGAGCTGTCGGCCACCATCATGCTGGTCACCAAGGACAGCCAGGCGCCCATGAGCTACGGCATCTATCTGTATATGCAAAGCGCGGCGGGTCGGGGGCCGGGAGCCGCGCTGGGCGTGCTGGCGGTGGCCGCGGTGGCTATCGGCACGTATGTATCGCACCTGCTGGTGGAGCGCGCGCAGTCGCGCCAGCGCCCGGCACGCAACGAAGGGGAATCCGCATGAAGAAAGTCAGCGTAGAGTGCCGCAACATCCGCCTGTCGTATGGCACGACCGAAGTGCTGAAGGATGTGAACATCCACGTCGAGCCGGGGAGTTCTTTGCGTTGCTGGGGCCGTCGGGTTCGGGCAAGTCGACGCTGCTGCGGCTGATTGCCGGCTTCAACCGGCACAGCGCGGGCCAATTGCTGGTGGACGGCAAGGACATCAGCGGCACCCCGCCCTGGAACCGCAACATCGGCATGGTGTTCCAGAACTATGCGCTGTGGCCCCACATGTCGGTCTGGGACAACGTGGCGTTCGGCCTGGTTGAACGCAAGCTGCCCCGCGCCGAGATCCGCGCCAAGGTCGAGGCCGCGCTCGAACTGGTGGGGCTGTCGCAGTTTGGCAAGCGCCGGCCGAACCAGTTGTCGGGCGGGCAGCAGCAGCGCGTGGCGCTGGCCAGAACCATCGTCATCGAACCGCAGGTGCTGCTGCTGGATGAGCCGCTGTCCAACCTGGACAAGAAGCTGCGCGTGCAGATGCGCCAAGACCTGCTCAGTCTGCAACGCCGGCTGGGCATCACCACCATCTTCGTCACGCATGATCAGGAAGAAGCCATGACCACGGCGGACCGGATGGCCGTGCTGGACCATGGCGTGGTGCAGCAGATTGGCGCGCCCAGCACGCTGTTCGACTATCCCGTGAACCGCTTCGTGGCCAACTTCGTGGGCACGATGAACGTGCTGGAAGGCGATGTGCGCGAACGCACCAGCGGCAGCGTCGTGCTGGCGGTGCCGGGCGTGGGCGACCTGCACCTGCCGTTGACGACCGAGGCGCCCGCCGCCAGCCGTCTGGCGGCTAGTTTCCGGCCGCACACCGTGCAGATCGAAATGGCGGATGGCCTGGGCGACGCGCGCTATGTATGGCTGCCGGGCATTGTGGAAAGCAGCGAATTCCTGGGCGAATTCACGCGCTATCAGGTGCTGATCGGTGAACAGCGCCTGACGGCCGACCAGTCGCATCTGGCAGGGCTGTCGCCCTTCCCTGCCGGCGCGCCGGTTTCCATTGGACTGGAGCCCACCCAGATACGGCTGCTGGCGGCCTAAACTTGCCGCCATGGAAATCTATCAGATCCGCGCTTTCGTCACGGTTGCCCGGCTGGGCAACCTGACCAAGGCGGCCGAAGCGCTGTCCCTGACCCAGCCCGCCGTGACCGCGCAGATCAAGGCGCTGGAACAAAGCCTGGGCGTGGCCTTGTTCGACCGCAGCGGCGGCCGACTGGCCTTGGCCAAGGCGGGCGAGGTGCTGCTGCCCACGGCGGAATCGCTGCTGGTGCTGGGCGCGCAGTTCAAATCCGAAGCACAGCAGTTGCAGGGCAGCCTGCATGGGGTCGTGGAACTGGGTGTGCCCAGCGAAAAGCCGGACTTCCTGCGCCTGGGCGAACTGGCTTCTGCCGTCACGCAGCGCCTGCCGCTGGTGGAACTGAAAACCCAGACCCTGCCCACCGCCACGCTGGCCGAGCAGGTCAGCACCGGGCGCCTGCCGGCCGCGCTGACCATCGCCGCCAACCCGCCGCGCGGCGTGTTGTGGCTGCCGCTGCGCAGCGTGCGCTATCGCATTGCCCTGCCGAAAGAACACGCCACGGCGCTCAAGCGCGGCGGCTGGCGCGAAGTGGCCCAGTTGCCGTGGCTGGACGGGCCGTCGGGCAGCCATACGCATCTGCTGCTGCGCGACATGTTCGAACGCCACGGCCTGACGCCGCGCATCGTCATGCAAAACGATGACCAGGCCAACCTGGAGGCGCTGGTGCGCGCCGGCGCGGGCTGCGCGCTGTTGCGCGAAGAGACCGCGCTGGCGGGCGCCGCGTCCAATGATTTCATCGTGTGGGGCCAGGCCCGCGCCGACGCCATGCTAGGCTTCATCCTGCCTTATGAGCGCGCTAGCGAGCCCGCGCTCGTCGCGTTAAGCTCGATCATTCACGCCATCTGGAAGCCGCGCACGGTGATCGCACCCGCCCAGCTTTGATGACCAAGCGTTGATTCCCAAGCTTTGCCCCACTTCCTGCCTTATTCCCCACTACGACCGTAATGACTGAAATCTGGTTCATCCGCCATGGCGAAACCGACTGGAACCGCCAGCGCCGCCTGCAAGGCTGGAAAGACATTCCCCTGAACGAATTCGGCGTCAACCAGGCCAGCCTGCTTGCCGCGCGCCTGCGCGACGAGGCCCGCCACACGCCCATCCACGCCATCTACAGCAGCGACCTGCAACGCGCCCACGCCACGGCGGTGCCCGTATCCGAACAACTGGGCTTGCGCGTGCGGGTAGAACCCGGCATCCGCGAGCGCGGCTTCGGCGTGCTGGAAGGGCTGGACCACGAACACATCGACGTGCAGGCGCCCGAAGCTGCCGCGGCCTGGAAAAGCCGCGATCCCTTGCGGCCACTGGATGGCGGCGAAACGCTGGGCCAGTTCCAGTCGCGTGTCATTTCCACGGTGGACGACATCGCCAGCCGCCATGACGGCGAGCGCATTCTGATGTTCACGCACGGCGGCGTGCTGGACATCATCTGGCGCCATGCCTCGGGCGTGCCGCTGAACGGCGCGCGCGATGCCGCGCTGCTGAACGTCAGCATCAACCGCGTCAGCGTACAGGGTCGCAAATGGGAAGTGCTGGATTGGGGCGACGTGGGCCACGTGGCCGATGAGGTCGGCGACGACGTGGTGCCTTGACGCAAGTAATGCAGGCAACGCAAGTTACGCAAACACGCTCGTAACGCACCATCGCGTTCACGCGCGGCGGGCAAGCCCGCCGCGCGGTCGCGCATCACCCCGCTTTGCGCGGTTTGCGTGGCGCATTGCGCGCCAGCTTGTCATACACCGCGTTGGGCAACAGGCGCATCAGCTTGGCCACCACGCCCATCTGCCACGGAATCACCGTATACGACGTTCCGCGCGCAATGGCCGCATGCGCGCGTTGTGCAAAGGCGTCCGCTTCCATCAGGAAGGGCATGGAATACGGGTTCTTGGCCGTCATGGCGGTCTTGATGTAGCCCGGGGCAATCGTCACCACCTGAATACCGTCCGCCGCCAGCTCCAGCCGCAGGCTTTCGCAATAGGTCACCACGGCGGATTTGGAAGCGCTGTAGGCACCCGCGCCCGGCAGTCCACGCACGCCCGCCACGCTGGCAATGCCCACCAGACGACCCGATCCGGCCGCGCGCATGGCGCCCACGAAGGGTTCGAAGGTGGCCACGGTGGCCAGCAGATTGGTATCGACGATGGCTTTGAAGACGTCGTAGTCCTCACCGTGTTCGGTCAACGTGCCGGCGCTGATGCCCGCGCTGGCGATGACCACATCCACCCTGCCCTGGCAGAACGCAATGAAATCGGCCGCCGCCGCATGCAGCGCGGCCCGGTCGCGCACGTCCACCGCATAGCAACGATGCTCGCCCGGCAGGCTGTCGGCCAATTCGCGCAGCGCGTCTTCGCGCCGGCCCAAAAGACCCAGCGTGGCGCCCGATGCGGCGTACTGCTGCGCCAGGGCGCGACCCAAGCCACTGCTGGCGCCGGTGATGAAGACTTTGTTCATGGGATCGGTAAGCAAAGTGGATTGCAGGATGGAAAAAGGGCGGCCCTGATCAAGGGCCGCCCCGGCATCCTACCTCAAGCCCGCGGGCTTGGCGCTGTCGCGTCAGTCTTGACCGCTAAGCGATGCGTGCAGGTCCTGCAACGGATACACCTGCAGGCCCAGACCCTGGCGCAGATACTGCATGCCTTCAACCGCGGCGCGGGCGCCGGCAATGGTGGTGAAGAAGGTGACGCGGGCAGCCAGCGATTGCGTACGGATCGTGCGCGAATCCACGATGGCGTTGCGGCGTTCTTCGACGGTGTTGATGACCAGCGCGATTTCGCCGTTCTTCACCATGTCGACGATGTGCGGACGGCCTTCGGTGACCTTGTTGACCACTTGCACCGGAATGCCCGCGGTTTCAATTTCGGCCGCCGTGCCGCGCGTGGCAACCAGCTTGAAGCCCATGGCGTGCAGGCCGCGCGCCACTTCCACGGCGCGGGGCTTGTCCTGGTTCTTCACGCTGATGAACACCGTGCCGGATTCCGGCAAGCGCACGCCAGCAGCCAACTGCGACTTCACGAAGGCTTCGCCGAAGCTCATGCCCACGCCCATCACTTCACCGGTCGACTTCATTTCCGGACCCAGGATGGTGTCCACGCCCGGGAACTTCACGAACGGGAACACGGCTTCCTTGACCGAAAAGTAAGGCGGCACGATTTCCTTCGTGATGCCTTGCGCCGCCAGCGTCTGGCCGGCCATGGCGCGCGCGGCGATCTTGGCCAGTTGCAGGCCGGTGGCCTTGGACACGTAGGGCACCGTGCGCGAGGCACGCGGGTTCACTTCCAGCACGTAGACGTCGCCGCCCTGGATGGCGAACTGCACGTTCATCAGGCCGCTGACGTTCAAGGCCTTGGCCATCATCGTGGTCTGGCGCTTGATCTCGGCGATGACTTCCGCCGACAACGAGTAGGGCGGCAGGCTGCAAGCCGAGTCGCCCGAGTGCACGCCGGCCTGCTCGATGTGTTCCATGACGCCGCCGATGAAGACGGTTTCGCCGTCGGCCAGGCAGTCCACGTCGACTTCGGTGGCGTTGTTCAGGAAGCGGTCCAGCAGCACGGGCGAGTCATTGCTGACCTTCACGGCCTCGCGCATGTAGCGCTCGAGGTCTTGTTGCTCGTGCACGATTTCCATGGCGCGGCCGCCCAGCACGTAGCTGGGACGCACGACCAGCGGGTAGCCGATCTCGGTGGCGTGAGCCAGGGCCTCGCCTTCGGTGCGCGCGGTGCGGTTGGGCGGCTGACGCAGGCCCAGCTTGTTCAGCAGCTTCTGGAAGCGTTCGCGGTCTTCGGCAACGTCGATGGATTCCGGGCTGGTGCCGATGATGGGCACGCCGTTGGCTTCCAGGGCACGCGCCAGCTTCAGCGGGGTCTGGCCGCCGTACTGGACGATCATGCCAACCGGGTTTTCCTTGTGGACGATTTCCAGCACGTCTTCCAAGGTCAGCGGTTCAAAGTACAGGCGATCGGACGTGTCGTAGTCGGTGGACACGGTTTCCGGGTTGCAGTTGACCATGATGGTCTCGTACCCGTCGTCGCGCAGCGCCAGCGCGGCGTGCACGCAGCAGTAGTCGAATTCGATGCCTTGGCCGATACGGTTCGGGCCACCGCCCAGCACGATGATTTTCTTGCGATCGGTGGGCGCGGACTCGCACTCTTCCTCGTACGTGGAGTACATGTACGCGGTGCGGGTGGCGAATTCGGCGGCGCAGGTGTCAACGCGCTTGTAGACCGGGCGCACGTTCAACTGGTGACGCAGCTTGCGCACTTCGGATTCAGCGGAATCCAGCAGGAATGCCAGGCGGCGGTCGGAGAAACCGCGGCGCTTCAGTTCCCACAGCGTGGCGTAGTCCAGGTCGGCCAGCGTCTTTTGTTCCAGCGCCAGTTCGATGTCGACGATTTCCTTGATCTGCGACAGGAACCACGGGTCGATGTGCGTGATGTTGTGCACTTCGTCCAGCGTGAAGCCTTGCGCGAAGGCGTCGCCCACATACCAGATACGTTCCGGACCGGGCTCGCCCAGCTCGACTTGCAGCTTTTCGCGGTCGGTGGTTTTCTGGTTCAGGCCGTCAACGCCGACTTCCAGGCCACGCAGCGCCTTCTGGAACGATTCCTGGAAGGTGCGGCCGATGGCCATGACTTCACCCACGGACTTCATCTGGGTGGTCAGGCGTGCGTCGGCGGTGGGGAATTTTTCGAAGGCGAAACGCGGCACCTTGGTGACGACGTAGTCGATCGACGGTTCGAACGAGGCGGGCGTGGCGCCGCCGGTGATTTCGTTCTTGAGCTCGTCCAGCGTGTAGCCCACGGCCAGGCGCGCGGCGACCTTGGCGATGGGAAAGCCGGTGGCCTTGGATGCCAGTGCCGACGAACGCGACACGCGCGGGTTCATCTCGATGACGATCATGCGGCCGTTCTTCGGATTGACGGCGAACTGCACGTTCGAGCCGCCCGTATCCACGCCGATCTCGCGCAATACCGCGATCGATGCGTTACGCATGATCTGGTATTCCTTGTCGGTCAGCGTCTGGGCCGGCGCCACGGTGATCGAGTCACCGGTGTGCACGCCCATCGGGTCCAGGTTTTCGATCGAGCAGACGATGATGCAGTTGTCCGCCTTGTCGCGGACCACTTCCATCTCGAATTCCTTCCAGCCCAGCAAGGATTCTTCGATCAGCAGTTCGCTGGTCGGCGAGGCTTCCAGTCCGCGACGGCAGATCGTTTCGAATTCTTCGGCGTTGTAGGCGATACCGCCGCCCGAACCACCCATGGTGAAGCTGGGGCGGATCACGGCGGGGAAGCCCGAGGTGCCGACTTCGGCCGCGATGCGGCGCTGCACTTCCCAGGCTTCGTCCATGCTGTGGGCCACGCCCGACTTGGCCGATTCCAGGCCGATGTCGGTCATGGCCTGCTTGAACTTCTGGCGGTCTTCGGCCTTTTCGATGGCGTGCTCGTTGGCGCCGATCAGTTCCACGTTGTGCTTTTTCAGCACGCCGTGGTGGGCCAGGTCCAGTGCGCAGTTCAGCGCGGTCTGGCCGCCCATGGTGGGCAGCAGCGCATCGGGCTTTTCACGCTCGATGATCTTTTCAACGGCTTGCCAGGTGATGGGCTCGATGTAGGTGACGTCGGCCGTTTCCGGGTCCGTCATGATCGTGGCGGGGTTGCTGTTCACCAGAATGGTGCGGTAACCCTCAGCCTTGAGCGCCTTGCAGGCCTGTGCGCCGGAATAGTCGAATTCGCAGGCCTGCCCGATGATGATGGGGCCGGCGCCGATGATGAGTATGCTTTTTAGGTCTGTACGCTTGGGCATGATGCAATCTTTACTTTTGGCCGGACATCAGGGCGATGAACTTGTCGAACAGTTCAAGGATGTCGTGCGGACCCGGGCTGGCTTCGGGGTGACCCTGGAAGCAGAAGGCCGGGCGGTCGGTGAGCTCGAAGCCCTGCAGCGTGCCGTCGAACAGCGACACGTGCGTGACGCGCGCATTTGCCGGCAGGCTGGCCGCATCGACCGCGAAGCCGTGGTTCTGGCTGGTGATGAACACGCGCTTGGACTGCAAGTCCTGCACGGGGTGGTTCGCGCCGTGATGGCCCGTTTTCATCTTGAGCGTCTTGCCGCCCACGGCCAGGCCCATGATCTGATGGCCCAGGCAGATGCCGAAGACCGGCAGCTTCTTGTCCAGGAACGTGCGCGTGGCGTCGATAGCGTAGTCGCAAGGCTCGGGGTCGCCGGGGCCGTTGGACAGGAACACGCCGTCGGGATTGAGCTTCAGGACGTCTTCGGCGCTGGTTTGCGCCGGCACCACGGTCAGGCGGCAACCGCGATCGGCCAACAGGCGCAGGATGTTCGTCTTGATGCCGAAGTCGTAAGCGACGACGTGGAACCTGGATTGGTCGGGCTTGGAAAAGCCTTCGCCCAACTGCCAGGTGCCTTCGGTCCATTCGGTGCTGGCTTTCTGCGACACGACCTTGGCCAGGTCCTGGCCGGCCATGCCGGCAAAGCCCTGCGCCATTTCAACGGAGCGTTCAGCGTCGGTGCCGACGAAGATGCAGGCGCCCTGGGCGCCTTTTTCACGCAGGATGCGCGTGAGCTTGCGGGTGTCGATGCCGGAAATGGCAACGATGCCCTGCGCGGCCAGATAGTCGGGCAGGGATTGCGTGGAACGGAAGTTCGACACGCGGGCGGGACAGTCGCGGACCACGAGTCCGGCGGCATAGACGCGATT harbors:
- a CDS encoding FlxA-like family protein, giving the protein MAINSIGGTSRIGSLAELWAQKIQANKESKEGADAQATTLTPDGKIRVGAAGAMAVGGSQAAEESSNEDDFARQIKELQKQLKRVMDQIAKVNASGMSAEMKAQQLQALNGQAMQIQGQIVQVMVKQAQAAQGSVSTTA
- a CDS encoding ABC transporter substrate-binding protein: MHAMRTALAGALLAVCAAPALAGTVTVITSFPKDLTQAYKTAFEKANPGITLEILNKNTVSGIAYVRETPAGQRPEVFWASAPDAFEVLGRDKLLAKSSDVANKDVPDKIGNYPINDPSGMYLGQALAGYGIVYNTRYLAAHKLAAPVEWKDLLSPKWFGHVGITSPSRSGTMHLTVETILQGEGWDDGWNTLLRMSGNSSAITERSFGVPDGVNNGQFGAGPVIDFFGLSSKYSKFPVEFVYPSETAIVPANIALIEGAKNTEEGKKFIAFTLSQAGQELLLQPKISRLPVLPYSALAGKIPQGYPDPAEIAKRSKVQFNADLSQSRYYVVQSLYDQTITFRLKELQAATKAIYDAEAKLGDKANSGRAAELLGQARKLTWAPLVDGKKAADPAFLAVFAGNKKDASVNQQITQLEGEWNGRARANYEEAVKLAREAAAL
- a CDS encoding ABC transporter permease, translating into MTSSGHSRLPAGPVLTALLVFGFLLLFLAVPVGTVFYSAFVNADGSFTMGHFGAFFNQPLMQEAFFNSLYVAGWSALLASLIAVPLAYFTVRFEFRGALIIQTLGVLPLIMPPFVGAVAMQLIFGRSGSVNLLLNDWFGFTIPFMEGLNGVIFVEALHYFPFILMNLVVALRNIDGAMEEAAFNLGSRGFRLFRRVIFPLALPGYVAGASLVFVKVFDDLGTPLVLGTTNMLAPQAYLRITQVGLEDPLGYVISVIMVAFSILALWLSARVLKGRDYSTLQKGGNSIQKRKLGPMESVLAYGWIILVLMLVLSPHMGVLLLSLASVWSYAPLPDGYTLAHYSAVFSESQGMIANTLLYCGLAAGVDVIIGTAIAYLMLRTRLPARQWLDFMASAALAIPGIVLAIGFLRTFRGIELPGTGTLLTSSWIIIMIAYSVRRLPYALRSCVASLQQINVSLEEAAQSLGATRMSTIRRVVVPLMAGGMLAGFVTSFVTAAVELSATIMLVTKDSQAPMSYGIYLYMQSAAGRGPGAALGVLAVAAVAIGTYVSHLLVERAQSRQRPARNEGESA
- a CDS encoding LysR family transcriptional regulator, with the translated sequence MEIYQIRAFVTVARLGNLTKAAEALSLTQPAVTAQIKALEQSLGVALFDRSGGRLALAKAGEVLLPTAESLLVLGAQFKSEAQQLQGSLHGVVELGVPSEKPDFLRLGELASAVTQRLPLVELKTQTLPTATLAEQVSTGRLPAALTIAANPPRGVLWLPLRSVRYRIALPKEHATALKRGGWREVAQLPWLDGPSGSHTHLLLRDMFERHGLTPRIVMQNDDQANLEALVRAGAGCALLREETALAGAASNDFIVWGQARADAMLGFILPYERASEPALVALSSIIHAIWKPRTVIAPAQL
- a CDS encoding histidine phosphatase family protein, whose product is MTEIWFIRHGETDWNRQRRLQGWKDIPLNEFGVNQASLLAARLRDEARHTPIHAIYSSDLQRAHATAVPVSEQLGLRVRVEPGIRERGFGVLEGLDHEHIDVQAPEAAAAWKSRDPLRPLDGGETLGQFQSRVISTVDDIASRHDGERILMFTHGGVLDIIWRHASGVPLNGARDAALLNVSINRVSVQGRKWEVLDWGDVGHVADEVGDDVVP
- a CDS encoding SDR family oxidoreductase, giving the protein MNKVFITGASSGLGRALAQQYAASGATLGLLGRREDALRELADSLPGEHRCYAVDVRDRAALHAAAADFIAFCQGRVDVVIASAGISAGTLTEHGEDYDVFKAIVDTNLLATVATFEPFVGAMRAAGSGRLVGIASVAGVRGLPGAGAYSASKSAVVTYCESLRLELAADGIQVVTIAPGYIKTAMTAKNPYSMPFLMEADAFAQRAHAAIARGTSYTVIPWQMGVVAKLMRLLPNAVYDKLARNAPRKPRKAG
- the carB gene encoding carbamoyl-phosphate synthase large subunit, coding for MPKRTDLKSILIIGAGPIIIGQACEFDYSGAQACKALKAEGYRTILVNSNPATIMTDPETADVTYIEPITWQAVEKIIEREKPDALLPTMGGQTALNCALDLAHHGVLKKHNVELIGANEHAIEKAEDRQKFKQAMTDIGLESAKSGVAHSMDEAWEVQRRIAAEVGTSGFPAVIRPSFTMGGSGGGIAYNAEEFETICRRGLEASPTSELLIEESLLGWKEFEMEVVRDKADNCIIVCSIENLDPMGVHTGDSITVAPAQTLTDKEYQIMRNASIAVLREIGVDTGGSNVQFAVNPKNGRMIVIEMNPRVSRSSALASKATGFPIAKVAARLAVGYTLDELKNEITGGATPASFEPSIDYVVTKVPRFAFEKFPTADARLTTQMKSVGEVMAIGRTFQESFQKALRGLEVGVDGLNQKTTDREKLQVELGEPGPERIWYVGDAFAQGFTLDEVHNITHIDPWFLSQIKEIVDIELALEQKTLADLDYATLWELKRRGFSDRRLAFLLDSAESEVRKLRHQLNVRPVYKRVDTCAAEFATRTAYMYSTYEEECESAPTDRKKIIVLGGGPNRIGQGIEFDYCCVHAALALRDDGYETIMVNCNPETVSTDYDTSDRLYFEPLTLEDVLEIVHKENPVGMIVQYGGQTPLKLARALEANGVPIIGTSPESIDVAEDRERFQKLLNKLGLRQPPNRTARTEGEALAHATEIGYPLVVRPSYVLGGRAMEIVHEQQDLERYMREAVKVSNDSPVLLDRFLNNATEVDVDCLADGETVFIGGVMEHIEQAGVHSGDSACSLPPYSLSAEVIAEIKRQTTMMAKALNVSGLMNVQFAIQGGDVYVLEVNPRASRTVPYVSKATGLQLAKIAARAMAGQTLAAQGITKEIVPPYFSVKEAVFPFVKFPGVDTILGPEMKSTGEVMGVGMSFGEAFVKSQLAAGVRLPESGTVFISVKNQDKPRAVEVARGLHAMGFKLVATRGTAAEIETAGIPVQVVNKVTEGRPHIVDMVKNGEIALVINTVEERRNAIVDSRTIRTQSLAARVTFFTTIAGARAAVEGMQYLRQGLGLQVYPLQDLHASLSGQD
- the carA gene encoding glutamine-hydrolyzing carbamoyl-phosphate synthase small subunit: MLPQLFPEGINRFPPAILALADGTIFRGVSIGAPGATVAEVVFNTAMTGYQEILTDPSYSGQIVTLTYPHIGNTGVNAEDVEANRVYAAGLVVRDCPARVSNFRSTQSLPDYLAAQGIVAISGIDTRKLTRILREKGAQGACIFVGTDAERSVEMAQGFAGMAGQDLAKVVSQKASTEWTEGTWQLGEGFSKPDQSRFHVVAYDFGIKTNILRLLADRGCRLTVVPAQTSAEDVLKLNPDGVFLSNGPGDPEPCDYAIDATRTFLDKKLPVFGICLGHQIMGLAVGGKTLKMKTGHHGANHPVQDLQSKRVFITSQNHGFAVDAASLPANARVTHVSLFDGTLQGFELTDRPAFCFQGHPEASPGPHDILELFDKFIALMSGQK